GCAGGCCGCAAGGACGGCTCGGTGCCGGTATGGGACCCGATCACGGGCGAAGAGGTCGCGGACCTGGCGGGCAACGGTGAGGCCGTCACCTCCGTGTGCGCGCTCCTTGACGTGGACGGTCGCACGGTGCTGGCCACCGGGGACAAGGAGGGGGTGCGATTGTGGGACCCGGACACTTGGAGGCAGATCCGCGAATGGCCGCAGGACGACGTGCTGCCCAGACGCATGTGCGCGGTGCCCGGGGCCGGTGAGAGCACCCTTCTGGCCGTTGTCCAGTTCGGACAGGTCCGGCTGCTGGATCCTGCCACCGGACAATCGGTCGGTACCTTGCGAACCGACTACGTCGCGACGATGTGCGTGGTGTCCGATGTGGACGGCCGCACGCTGCTCGCCACGAGTGGTGGCCGTGACGGGCAGATCGTGTTGTGTGACCCGGTTTCCGGGCAACCGGTCGGCACGCCGTTGAGCGGGCAGGACGACGAGGTGACCGTGATGTGCGAGGTGCCCGGCGCCGACGGTCGCGCACTGATCGCTGCGGGCGGCCGCAACGGGACGATCCGGGTGTGGGATCCGGCGACCGGCGCACCCGTCGGGCCGCCACTGACGGGACATATCGGGGACGTGGAGTCCTTGTGCGTCATCCCTTCCGGCGACGGCGGTGCCCGGCTCGCGAGCGTCGAGCACAGCGGGCGCAGCGACCACGGGTCGGTACGGCTGTGGGACCTGACGGACGAGGACGCGCCCGGCACGGGGTCGGACGGGCACGGCGACTGGGTCAGGACCCTGTGCGCGGTGCCCGCCGTCGGCGGTCGGACCTTGATCGCCAGCGGCGCCCATGACGCCTCGATCCGGTTGTGGGATCCGGCATCCGGCGACCTCGTGCACGCCTGGCTCGACATTCCTCGTGCCGACGGACGTCGCGACGACGGCTACCGTCGCGCGAGCAACTGGACCATGGCCGTGTGTGCGGTCGAGGACGTCGGCGACCGTACCGTGTTGTTCAGCGTGCACGAGGACGGTCGTCTGCGGCGGTGGGACCCGGCCACCGGCGACCAGATCGGCACCCCCGCCCGGAACCGCTGGCACGACGCGTCCGTGATGTGCGTGGTGCCCGATGCCGGCGGCCGCACGTTGCTCGCCACATCCAGCTACCGCACGTTGCTGCAACTGTGGGACCCGGCCACCGGGCAACCCGTGGACGAGCCGTTCGAGAGCGTCGGAACGACCGAGCGCGCCACCGTATGCCCGGTGCCCGCTGTCGACGGCCGCACGCTCGTCGCCGTGGTCTCCGGCAAAGCGACCGTGCAACTGTACGACCCGCTGACGCGCCGGCAGGTCGGGACGAACATGGAGCCCGCCAGCGATTTCGACTTCAACTGGGTCCAGGCGTTGTGTGCCCTGCCCGGCGCCGACGGCCGCACTCTCCTCGCCAGCGGCGGCCGTGACGGGCTCGTGTGGCTGTGGGACCCCACCACCTGCGAGCCCGTTGCCGAGCCACTTCACGCCCACAACTGGGTGACGGGCATGTGTGTGCTGCCCGGTGCCGACGGAGCCCGACTGGTCACCATCGGCCATGACGGACTGCTACGTCTGTGGAATCCGCGCACCCTCCAGCCGATCGGCGAGCCTCTCAGTGGCCACAGCGACAGTTGGCTGAACGCGGTGTGCGTCGTACCGGATGTCGACGGGCGCACCATGCTCGCCACCGGCGGCCGCGACCGCGCGATCCTGCTGTGGGAGCCGGCCGACGCCTAGCGTCCCTGGCGTTGGGCCCGAACCTGCGACAAACGTCCACACCAGCGCGCCAGAAGTTCATGCCGGGCCTGGCCATCCACCACATCCCGGTCGCCCGTGCCGTCTTGTCGCCGAAGTGTCCGCCTTGGAAACCGGGTCGCAACAGTCAGGTACGCAGTAAGGCGGCAGGTCCCGTGAAGAAGTTGGCGTATTCGGTGACCCTGCGGTCATAGCGGTGAAGCCCGCCGCCGGAATGCGTCGTGCACCGCCCTGGTGCGGCTGGCCGTCTCCTCGTCAGCGTGCTTTGATCCTGCGCACGGATGGAGGCGTCGGGAATGGATTCCGGCCCGGGAATCGGGTAGCCACCGCCGTATTTTGCAGCATGTTCACGCGAAGGGAACCGCAGGTTATGAGCTTCACCTCTCAGGTTGAAACGGCCGAGATCGCCGACGCCGTCCTGGACAACATCGCTGGTGGTCAGGCGGGCGCCGCCGCCTCCGCCGGTCTCGCGGGCACCCTCTCCGGCGGTGTCGCCGGTCTCTCCGAGACCGTGTCCGCCGTCGCCTGCGCCGATGTCTTCGCGGCGGTTTCGCCCGAGGGCGTCGCGCTGGGCGTGCACGCGCACGCTGCCGGTCACTGACGAAACGTGTGCGACGGGCCCTGGATCATTTGATTCCGGGGCCCGATTTCTTTCTAGCCTTTCCCGCAGTGGCGGACAAACGCCGCCCAGGCTTCCGTCGTAAGCGCCAACTGGCGTTCGTCCGGGGCCTTGGAGTCGCGGACGTGGATGGTGTGGGGGCAGGTGGCGACCTCGACGCAGTCGCCGGAAGCGCTGCTGCTGTAGCTGGACTTGCGCCAGGAGAGGGCAACTTCGACACAGTCATCCCCGGATGCGCTGCTGTAATTGCTCTTGAACCAGGTCAGTTCGGACGTGCTCATAGGTCTCCTCGCATCCGCTGTAACAGGCTCACGGTGTCCTCCATGCTGAGAGCCTGTGAACGCATCCTGGCATACCGCCTCTGGAGCACGCTGACCACTTTCGGGTCGATGATTAGCTGGCCACTCTCCTGTCCTTCGATGTAGGCGTACCACTTGTTCTCCGGCGTCTCCAGCAGCTGGAGGGGGCCTTGCAGCCCTGAGTGCGATTGCTGCACCAGCGGCATGACCTGGATCTCGACGTTGCGCAACGCGGCGAGTTCCAGCACGTGATCAATGAGCTCACGAGTCACTTCCACACCGCCTGTTCGCCGCAGGAACACGTGCTCTTCGATGATGAAGCTGAACGCGGTGTTCGGCCGCTCCCGCAGTAGCCGCTGCCGATCTGCCCGGGCAGCCCACCTCTCCTCGATCTGCGTGTCGTCCAACGGCGGCACGTGGTCGACGGCCATCGCCCGCGAGTACGGCTCGGTCTGCAACAGCCCAGGCGCCATGCGGCATTCGTACGTGTACAGAGTGATCGCCGTGGCCTCCAGCTGTGCCCACCGCCGAAACCAAGCCGCCAACCCCGGCTGCCGAGCCAGATGCAGCGCCGCCTTCCGCAAGGCCCCCGTATTCCCCAGCACCGCCTCCGCCCGCTCCGCGAACGTCGGGTCCGGCATCCGCCGCCCCAACTCGAT
Above is a window of Streptomyces sp. DT2A-34 DNA encoding:
- a CDS encoding WD40 repeat domain-containing protein yields the protein MPVGGRTLLATGHILGSVSLWDPDSGDLLAVLTGRNDAADAHRPPFERTSRWVNALCALPVADGRTLLVAGRKDGSVPVWDPITGEEVADLAGNGEAVTSVCALLDVDGRTVLATGDKEGVRLWDPDTWRQIREWPQDDVLPRRMCAVPGAGESTLLAVVQFGQVRLLDPATGQSVGTLRTDYVATMCVVSDVDGRTLLATSGGRDGQIVLCDPVSGQPVGTPLSGQDDEVTVMCEVPGADGRALIAAGGRNGTIRVWDPATGAPVGPPLTGHIGDVESLCVIPSGDGGARLASVEHSGRSDHGSVRLWDLTDEDAPGTGSDGHGDWVRTLCAVPAVGGRTLIASGAHDASIRLWDPASGDLVHAWLDIPRADGRRDDGYRRASNWTMAVCAVEDVGDRTVLFSVHEDGRLRRWDPATGDQIGTPARNRWHDASVMCVVPDAGGRTLLATSSYRTLLQLWDPATGQPVDEPFESVGTTERATVCPVPAVDGRTLVAVVSGKATVQLYDPLTRRQVGTNMEPASDFDFNWVQALCALPGADGRTLLASGGRDGLVWLWDPTTCEPVAEPLHAHNWVTGMCVLPGADGARLVTIGHDGLLRLWNPRTLQPIGEPLSGHSDSWLNAVCVVPDVDGRTMLATGGRDRAILLWEPADA
- a CDS encoding helix-turn-helix transcriptional regulator, with amino-acid sequence MVDGAVGTGAATGGEPESSDSLRTFGAVVQALREHAGLSREEFGDQVGLSKHTVASIELGRRMPDPTFAERAEAVLGNTGALRKAALHLARQPGLAAWFRRWAQLEATAITLYTYECRMAPGLLQTEPYSRAMAVDHVPPLDDTQIEERWAARADRQRLLRERPNTAFSFIIEEHVFLRRTGGVEVTRELIDHVLELAALRNVEIQVMPLVQQSHSGLQGPLQLLETPENKWYAYIEGQESGQLIIDPKVVSVLQRRYARMRSQALSMEDTVSLLQRMRGDL
- a CDS encoding DUF397 domain-containing protein, whose product is MSTSELTWFKSNYSSASGDDCVEVALSWRKSSYSSSASGDCVEVATCPHTIHVRDSKAPDERQLALTTEAWAAFVRHCGKG